The Thunnus maccoyii chromosome 15, fThuMac1.1, whole genome shotgun sequence DNA segment GTTCATTGTGGTTCAGTCTGttggaggatgaggatgaacaTCTGCAGCTGCCTGTTAGCTTTAGTTCTGGGCTGTAATGTGACAGCAGGTAAGAATTTACTCTTTTTCATcagctttaataataatgttcatgtttgttcatGTCATAGAGTGAGTGATGAATGTGGTGCAACTCTTTATTTTTACTGGTGTTTTCAGGCTAAAAGAGTGCAGCATGATACATCTTATAGACACATATAAAGTATGTTGTCCATTGTTTccagtattttacatattgttcATATCGTAGTCTGAAGGTAAAGGTCAGTTTCTCCATACAGTGAATTTAGCTGATGTATAAAGTATTTTATAGAGATTTTAGTGATTTGTTGAAACACGTTCAGGTTCATTGtcatattcatgtatttgaaTAAATCAAGTTCAAAGTTGTTTATTGGTCAcgtacacaaaacaaacaatacaatgtgcagtgaaatgcagTTTAGGCCCTCCTAGATTAGCTTATAGCTGCTAAGATTAAAGATAGAAATAGtaataaagatgaaaaggaGATCAAAAACAAAGATcttatatatatactgtatatatacatattatattatatataacatacaCTACaaccatataaataaacatattaaaaagcaaatattattACTGATAGTAAAAAGAGAATGAATAGTAACATGAAGGTGAAAAGAGATAATGTAAACAAGTGTTTAAAATCTACATATATGATCTGAAATATCCACAAACTCACACAGTGACAAAAGACGGTGGTGCAcaaacgtgcacacacacaaaaccacatgtCAGGATGCAGCATTGTGACTGTATATAACAATATACACATTAGCTGATGGTGTGAATGATGTTAAGTAAGAAGTTAAAAGTGAAGTGCAGTAATGCTTTAAGgtcttcatgtttttcatgattaGCAGTTTGCACTCGACAGTTAAATGTGATTCTGACTCTGATGGAAAACAACTTTTCAGTTCTTTGCAATATTAGAAATGTTGACATTCTGAAAATGGATGTTTAGTTCTTGTaaactgtgtttcttttgcagaaATAATCCATCAAGTAGTCAAAGAGGAGCAACAAGTCTCTCTGCGTTGTTCTCACTCTGTGGAGGGTAAAGTGACGTGGAGCAGAGAGATTAATGGAAACACAGTTAACATATTTATAGTTGATGGTGACAGAGAGCAAAGATTCAATGACCCCCACAAACGATATGGTTCAATAGCAGATAAGTCACTGCACATCTCTAGAGTTGCTGTCTCAGACTCTGGAAAATACTTGTGTAATAATGAATCAGCTGTGGAACTGACGGTGATCCCATCAGGTAACATCAAACTCTGTCAAAGTtgttctgcttcctgtttcttcctgtttcaaAGTCTCGTCTCTGtgcttcacttttcattttctaaactgtgattaaatatatacattgaCATATTtatgaaatgatgcatttcaAAGGTAAATGTGGTTTTAACTTCAATAACAAATATATTGTAAGAAACAACATCATCATTACTTATTACTTTCATAACTCAAAACCAGGTTTTAATTTCACACTGACTGTTAAGAATAGAGGCCCAATTAATTTATAACATTAACTTCTTACTGTAGTTACttaaatatttctgtgtatttttatacgttaatcattttatttgatttttttatgtgatgtgttttactttgtttgtggtaaattaataaacagctttttatggtcagtgaagaaaaatatctttttaaagttCTCTAATACGTCATTTCTATTgttcttttccttttaaaggAACAGGTCGTCTTGTTCATGTAGAGtcacacaggaaacaaactgaactgaattaaGTCCTTTTCTCTAAAACCTCATTTAGGAACTTataaccaacagtcaggagctcaaatgaacattaaagctgtttttcttgttgtaatcattcctcctgttcatactgaccattagaagatcccttcataatgaccttacaatggaagtgatggaggacaaaatccacagtcctccttctgtgcaaaatgtatttaaaagtttatctgaatctaatatgaagcttcagcgtccaaatgagtcaaatcaagtagatatctttcaatgttatattctttttagtgccaaagttcctgtttttgttactatacttccacctgcagctcaacagggaaacactgtccgaggaaacacaaagagggaatttgatgctaaaaagactgtaaatgtgtcagatatccacttgatatgactaactcagactgctgaagctgaatagaagcttcacagagacttttaaatgactgtgtggacacactgtggattttggcctccatcacttccattgaaagcacatttgaaggatcttttaatatccagtatgaacaggaggaatgattacagcgaggaaaacctctttcactgttcatatggacacctgactgctggtttaagattATAACATTTTCAATAAGCATCACTTCAAAGTGTGATCACAGTGTGTTCTGCACAGGACACTTTGCAGCGTAAAAATAAACTCATCAGTGCAGaaactgtttctaaatgacctcaaacctttatttatctgtCATATTTctgtactgatgtttctgttaattAGTGGCCGACACAAACAGTCTGATAAGCTGATATCAGCCAAtatattagtgcagctttaagttagGTATCAATACAGTAAGAGAACTTTTAGTGACTGTAACAATTCTCCACTTTGTGTAGAAACAGAAGTTAGTTTATcaaagaaaatcttgttttgGAACAAAACTCTTCCATGTGTCACTGACTTTATCATGAATACATGTGTTTATGATGGCatgttataaaacatgaatcttGGTTTTTACTAACTTAATGTTTGTTGCTCACAGGAACAACAATAGTCAGTATTGCAGAGAAGTCCAACGTCACTCTGACATGTCCTGATGTTGTTGGAGGGTCACATGTTCCAACATGGACCAGAGAGATTgctggaaaacaacaacaaatcaggCCTCATTTTTCAGCTGTTGACAAGTATCTGAATATACCAGACGTGCAGCCTGGTGACTCTGGACTGTACTACTGTGATGGAAAACCAGCTGCAAATCTAACTGTGACCAAAGGTGATCAGTCTGAGAGAGGTGAGACACAAGaactcaaagacacacacaaaaatatgaagGCAGGTAAAGCACAGAGAAGAAgttatttaaaggaataatctgacattttggtaaatttaTTAACATGTTGAACTTTCTTACTGAGAGTTAGAAGAGAAGATcaaccagtggtggaatgtaactaagtacatttacttaaatacagttttaggAACCATTTGATGTTACTTTCTACTTCCTGTCCGCTAGATCTCAGAGGagaatattgtactttttactccactacatttatttgaatgtgatAGTTACAAGTGTctttccagatctatattttacaaataaaacagatgatgtatttatatttgtaattaatttagatcACTTTGTAGAGATCTGTTTCTACTTTGACACATAAGAGTATTTTCTATTGATGGGTGTGAAAAGACATGTAAAATTCCAAGAGGGGTGAAAACTTTTTACAGGCAACGTATATTctgtatatgtaaaatacagacgggtgacaaatgaaaggaaaaactggtaccaCCACTTAGATCGATACCACAttcatatctgtccattaaacatgaagctacagccagcagccggttagcttagcttagcataaagactggaaacagaaggaaacagctagcctggtgtTACAGAGAGTTATATGCAGAAATATAACGACACACAAGGCTGAACAATAACAAATATGACCAGTTCAAATAAGAGAGAAACTTTAatgctgcttcaaattaaacagaaaCAATATCCTCAACATTCAAGTGGTTTAAGTCATGAGAACATTTGCTCTGCTTGATAACTCACCACAAAACTGGCCATCGCCTATTTCCTGTTTCAATACTGATGAATGATTTCATAACTTTCTGTGGTAAAATGTCTTTTGCTGCTCTGTTATATCTATTTCCTCCATCTCACACAGAAGCAAACAGGACACCACCGACAACaactacagcaacaacaactgcaccagcaccaccaccaacaacctcaactacaactacagcaacaataacaacaactgcaccagcaccagcaccaccaccaacaacaacaacaactgcaccAGCACCACCAAAACCAACatcagaggagggggagagtaAGATGAAACAGatctaaatgttaaattaaactGATTAAAGGTGATCGATCTAAACgaacaaaacagcagaaaacactttaaacgcagtaattaaacaaacagatataGATATAAGAGCCTGGGAAAGTTTTAACACTGTGTTCAAGTGAAACTACAGTTTCAATGTGGGAAGTCGAGCACACAACATGCTCAACATTCAGGCGGATTTTGTTGTTAGAACTTGAACTGTTGCTGACTCAGCACAAATATTAAAGTAGCGTTGTTActttttcaaaaactgaatcattttgtgacattctgtaaacagttagctgtagtaaaatacattttctgccctgtaatatatattttctctattctgcacagatgatgatgaagaatcAACATCACCTACAGCAACTTCTACAACATCACCAACAGCTACAAACACAGGTATGACTGCAATAAATAAGTCACATCAAGAaacctgaaaagaaaatgagtaaaatgaaaCAGATCTAAATGTTGAATTGTTAAActgtttaaaagcttttatcaATCTGAGAGCCCAGAGACAAGAACtcaaagaagaacaaaacaacagaaaacactttaaatgcagtaattaaacaaacagatacagatataagAGCCTGGGAAAGTTTTAACACTGTGTTCAAGTGAAACTACAGTTTCAATGTAGGAAGTCGAGCACACAACATGCTCAACATTCAGGTGGTTTTCGTTGTGTCACACCTACATTGAAAAatgattcacagttcagtttattttatcttttggctCCTAAAACTGTTATTGTTGGAAGTTATGTTACAGCTCATGATGCTAtagtcacttcctgtttacatagttgGCTGTTTCTCATAGAGTTGCGAAATTAGAGGAGATATTTTTGGCGTTCCTGGTTCCGGAGGTAAAAATTCTGTTCATTTTTCTCACAGACAATGTTACACTGAGCACTTCTACTGCTTGGATGGTTAAATCACCAGAAAAAAGATGAACAATTAGAGATAAAAAGTCGACTGTGTACATAAACATTTCAGggtagaagttaactacgactcccaaagTGCATTTctgcaagaaacagccaatcactgaGCTTAAAATCCACTCATGTGCACTGCTAACAGCAGGCAGAAGCCAAAGATTTCAGTGTTGACAAATTGATTTTACAATCTACAGAGCCAaaggcttcttctccatagcaacagcagctgaggctcatgggtattgtagtattcttagcCGTCCaccaaaatcacagacaaaactaagtgtaaatactgtaaaccGGTGGTCAGAATATAAACCTGTAGGATCATTCATttatccaggagagtcctgagtttctatgttcagtaacaTCGAGGAGATCGTTTAAAGAAAATTTTGAAAACCGGAAAAACACTTGTGGAACCAGCGGCCCCTCACACTTCACAGCTATTAGATGGCACTACAGATGTTTCCTTGCTATCGATTTACACATTAAATGTTCACtagataaaacatttctaacagttaatggtgcaacctgatttaCTAAAAACTGAAACTAGTTAGTAGTTAGTAGAAGAa contains these protein-coding regions:
- the LOC121913211 gene encoding uncharacterized protein LOC121913211, with the translated sequence MRMNICSCLLALVLGCNVTAEIIHQVVKEEQQVSLRCSHSVEGKVTWSREINGNTVNIFIVDGDREQRFNDPHKRYGSIADKSLHISRVAVSDSGKYLCNNESAVELTVIPSGTTIVSIAEKSNVTLTCPDVVGGSHVPTWTREIAGKQQQIRPHFSAVDKYLNIPDVQPGDSGLYYCDGKPAANLTVTKGDQSERGETQELKDTHKNMKAGKAQRRSYLKE